The Candidatus Acidiferrales bacterium DNA segment GTGGCCATCATTGGAACCCTCGATATCGTGCTGGGGGAAGTGGACCGCTAGGCTTTGGCCGCCGGGCGCGATGGAACGTCCTTTCGCATGAACTACTTCATACAGTTTCTCCACTCGGATCTTGCCCTCCGGATCGGCTTAATCCTTTTGATTGTGGCGGTTGTGCCGCTGCTGGCAGGTTACATCGTTTTGCTGGAACGCAAAGTGCTGGCCGACATGCAGGTGCGCCTGGGTCCCATGCGCGTCGGCCCCCATGGCCTCCTTCAGCCCATCGCCGATGCCCTCAAGTTACTGATCAAAGAGGACATTATTCCGGACACGGCTGACAAATGGGTGTTCTGGTTTGCCCCTGCCATCTCCGTAACCACCGCTCTTTCCGCTTTTGCCTTCGTGCCGTTCAGCCAGCGCGCCTATGTCGTGGACGTCAACGTCGGCATTCTTTTTCTATTGGCGATCTCGTCCGTTGGAATCTTGGGCATCATCCTGGGGGGATGGTCTTCAAACAGTCATTATCCCTTGCTCGGCGCCCTGCGCAGCGCAGCTCAGTTGGTCAGCTATGAGGTGGCTTTGGGGATGGCCATCCTGAGTGGGGTGCTTCTTGCGGGAACGCTTTCCATGCGCGAAATCGTCCGCGTGCAGCAAGAGCAGCATATTTGGTTCTTTGCCTACTCACCCATTGCCTTCTTCCTGTACTTAGTTGCCTCAGTAGCGGAAACCAACCGTGCGCCGTTCGATCTGCCTGAGGCTGAGTCCGAACTGGTCGCTGGATTTCACACTGAGTACAGCGGTTTCCGCTGGGCGCTCTATTTTCTGGCCGAATATGCCAACATGATTGTGGTCTCATCTATTGCCGTCACGCTCTTTCTTGGCGGTTGGCTGGCTCCCTTTCCTAACGTGAGCTGGCTCAACTTCCTGCAGGTTATTCCGCCGGAAGCTTGGTTTCTCATCAAGGTTTTCATCATCCTGTACGGATTCATTTGGTATCGTGGCACGTTCCCTCGCTATCGTTTCGACCAGCTCATGCGGCTTGGTTGGCGCTTCATGATCCCCCTCGGTATCGTCAACGTTATCGGCGTGGGCAC contains these protein-coding regions:
- the nuoH gene encoding NADH-quinone oxidoreductase subunit NuoH; protein product: MNYFIQFLHSDLALRIGLILLIVAVVPLLAGYIVLLERKVLADMQVRLGPMRVGPHGLLQPIADALKLLIKEDIIPDTADKWVFWFAPAISVTTALSAFAFVPFSQRAYVVDVNVGILFLLAISSVGILGIILGGWSSNSHYPLLGALRSAAQLVSYEVALGMAILSGVLLAGTLSMREIVRVQQEQHIWFFAYSPIAFFLYLVASVAETNRAPFDLPEAESELVAGFHTEYSGFRWALYFLAEYANMIVVSSIAVTLFLGGWLAPFPNVSWLNFLQVIPPEAWFLIKVFIILYGFIWYRGTFPRYRFDQLMRLGWRFMIPLGIVNVIGVGTAIVLAQLYRWNPGKALWLCNAGIFLVAAYLAAIGQRRERLAA